One genomic window of Marinobacter arenosus includes the following:
- a CDS encoding Nudix family hydrolase translates to MTGVKPAVREVHVAVAVVIREGRVLIARRPDHVHQGGLLEFPGGKVEPDETVQQALVREIAEETGLSVPEGSLKPVIGIRHDYGDKRVFLDVWRTQEAIGVAEGREGQPIEWLLPGDLRDEDFPAANRPIIRALRLPPVLAITGAIENVADGLRGLQMALAGLSSDLVVLRAPDLPVEDYLRLAERAVPLCRDAGVGVIVHGAPATFRETPGAAGLHLPWRQAETLSERPIPPGAWLGVSCHDAGQLVHATSLGADYVTLGPVTPTPTHPEARGIGWAEFGRLARAARVPVYGLGGLGPGDVARSRDEGGQGVAGIRFWWSAR, encoded by the coding sequence ATGACCGGAGTCAAGCCTGCGGTCAGGGAAGTGCATGTAGCGGTGGCGGTCGTGATCCGTGAAGGCAGGGTGCTGATTGCCCGGCGGCCGGATCATGTGCATCAGGGCGGGCTGCTGGAGTTTCCCGGTGGCAAGGTGGAGCCGGACGAAACCGTCCAGCAGGCACTGGTGCGGGAAATCGCTGAGGAAACCGGCCTGAGCGTGCCTGAGGGCTCTCTGAAGCCCGTTATTGGTATTCGCCATGACTATGGCGACAAGCGGGTGTTTCTGGACGTCTGGCGCACTCAGGAAGCCATCGGGGTGGCCGAGGGGCGTGAAGGTCAGCCGATAGAATGGTTGCTGCCCGGTGACTTACGGGATGAGGATTTTCCCGCGGCGAACCGGCCCATCATCCGGGCCCTGAGGCTGCCGCCGGTGCTGGCCATTACCGGTGCCATCGAAAATGTCGCAGACGGTCTGCGAGGGCTTCAAATGGCGCTGGCGGGCCTGTCGTCGGACCTCGTGGTTTTGCGGGCTCCGGATCTGCCAGTCGAGGATTACCTGCGATTGGCGGAGCGGGCGGTTCCGTTGTGCCGCGACGCCGGTGTCGGAGTGATCGTCCATGGCGCGCCGGCGACGTTTCGGGAGACTCCGGGCGCGGCCGGACTGCATTTGCCCTGGCGGCAAGCCGAGACGTTGTCGGAGCGTCCGATTCCCCCGGGTGCCTGGCTGGGTGTGTCCTGCCATGACGCGGGGCAATTGGTCCATGCGACCTCGCTGGGCGCGGATTACGTCACGCTCGGACCGGTAACCCCCACGCCCACGCACCCCGAGGCCAGGGGCATCGGCTGGGCCGAATTCGGACGCCTCGCCCGCGCCGCCCGGGTTCCGGTCTATGGTCTGGGAGGCCTGGGGCCGGGTGATGTAGCGCGAAGCCGTGATGAGGGTGGCCAGGGCGTGGCCGGTATCCGGTTCTGGTGGTCCGCACGCTGA
- a CDS encoding M23 family metallopeptidase: protein MNIILVGKRHGKSRVVALNGAVAVGLVLLVLALLVSAGWAGYQVAISEAEAEKPTPSGLVAHWKARLDEQKSELVAVEQEAQRQIDALTLRLGAMQGRLLRLDALGQRFVESGLVASEEFDFSEPAAVGGPEGGAGNESFTVPGLTAMIERLEAQLDDREQQLRLLDKLASRQKLEDEMFVEGRPITWGWLSSKYGYRSDPFTGKRTWHDGVDLAGKDGSDIISVAGGVVTWAGERYGYGNLVEIDHGDGLVTRYGHCKTIKVKVGDVVQKGQVVALMGSTGRSTGPHVHFEVLANGRSKDPVKYIARSSN from the coding sequence ATGAACATTATCCTTGTTGGCAAGCGCCATGGGAAATCCCGCGTGGTAGCACTGAACGGTGCCGTTGCCGTCGGCCTCGTTCTTCTTGTACTTGCCTTGCTTGTTTCTGCGGGCTGGGCGGGCTACCAGGTCGCGATCAGTGAAGCCGAGGCGGAGAAGCCGACCCCGTCGGGTTTGGTTGCCCACTGGAAGGCCCGTCTGGATGAGCAAAAATCCGAATTGGTTGCCGTTGAACAGGAAGCTCAGCGACAGATTGACGCGCTGACGCTCCGGTTGGGGGCAATGCAAGGGCGCTTGCTCCGGCTGGATGCGCTCGGCCAGCGGTTTGTTGAGTCCGGCCTGGTCGCCAGCGAAGAATTTGACTTCAGTGAGCCGGCGGCCGTTGGTGGTCCGGAAGGCGGTGCCGGCAACGAATCCTTCACCGTGCCCGGACTGACGGCGATGATTGAACGGCTGGAAGCTCAGCTCGACGATCGGGAACAGCAGCTGCGCCTGCTGGACAAGCTGGCCTCCCGTCAGAAGCTGGAAGACGAGATGTTTGTCGAGGGACGACCAATCACCTGGGGCTGGTTATCCTCCAAGTACGGCTACCGGTCCGACCCGTTTACCGGAAAACGTACCTGGCACGATGGTGTCGATCTGGCCGGCAAGGATGGTAGTGATATCATTTCCGTGGCCGGCGGCGTCGTTACCTGGGCAGGGGAGCGGTACGGATATGGCAATCTGGTGGAGATCGATCATGGCGACGGTCTGGTGACCCGGTACGGGCACTGCAAGACCATCAAGGTCAAGGTGGGTGATGTTGTCCAGAAAGGCCAGGTTGTTGCGCTGATGGGCAGTACCGGGCGCTCCACCGGGCCCCACGTGCACTTCGAGGTACTGGCCAATGGACGGTCCAAGGATCCCGTAAAATACATCGCGCGATCAAGCAACTGA
- a CDS encoding DUF721 domain-containing protein: MKRKSEQKLSFDKLGGTPALKDLVAKAELHRQAEEQVLSAVPPTLAAGTRFVSCHEGELVLSTETAGKASQIRFRQHEIMEKVREHELFRYVWKLKVKVTPPRYREKPAFKKAPLSKENARLLKEEAGHTKDKKLREVLEKLASHVRD, encoded by the coding sequence ATGAAGCGAAAAAGTGAACAGAAATTGAGCTTCGACAAACTCGGTGGCACGCCGGCATTGAAGGATCTTGTCGCCAAAGCCGAACTGCATCGCCAGGCGGAGGAACAGGTGCTCTCCGCCGTACCACCAACTCTTGCGGCCGGAACCCGCTTTGTCAGTTGCCATGAAGGTGAGCTCGTACTGTCCACAGAAACCGCGGGCAAGGCCAGCCAGATCCGTTTTCGCCAGCACGAAATCATGGAAAAGGTTCGGGAACACGAACTGTTTCGGTACGTCTGGAAGCTGAAGGTCAAAGTGACCCCGCCCCGCTATCGTGAGAAGCCGGCGTTCAAAAAAGCGCCGCTCAGCAAAGAAAATGCCCGGCTCCTCAAAGAGGAAGCCGGGCACACGAAGGATAAAAAACTACGCGAGGTTCTCGAAAAACTCGCAAGCCACGTCCGGGATTAA
- a CDS encoding cell division protein FtsQ/DivIB: MLETLLIRSRAVPSEPSRRRGATTLGPERDRFGVLKAVLAAVPWLQVGMGAVIVLLAALVPWGTSKVLGAMDQQFMAVDVNGDFIGDSRVAIERAAGNWIGKSYFATDLSEIKTSLEQRPWVESAAVRRVWPDRLVIDIREKKPLAYWTDGRLVSRTGELFAPPNPQVAGRLPKLAGPDERVRDVIKMAQGMSEQLVGHGLNFAGLSLEQRGAWTLQLANGIEVVLGRDQVEQRFERFITVYETRLASRSDEVSRVDARYTNGVAVQWKAAEAASGPKS, from the coding sequence ATGCTTGAGACACTGCTGATCCGGAGTCGGGCGGTACCGTCCGAACCCTCGCGGCGCCGGGGGGCAACCACCCTCGGTCCCGAGCGGGACCGGTTTGGTGTGTTGAAAGCGGTACTCGCCGCGGTGCCCTGGCTACAGGTGGGCATGGGCGCGGTCATCGTGTTGCTGGCGGCGCTGGTGCCCTGGGGGACCAGCAAGGTTCTCGGCGCCATGGACCAGCAGTTCATGGCGGTGGATGTGAATGGTGATTTCATTGGCGACAGCCGGGTGGCGATTGAACGGGCGGCAGGTAACTGGATTGGAAAGAGCTACTTCGCCACGGACCTGTCGGAGATCAAGACCAGCCTCGAGCAGAGACCCTGGGTTGAGTCCGCCGCCGTGCGCCGGGTGTGGCCCGATCGCCTGGTCATCGACATCCGGGAGAAAAAGCCACTGGCCTACTGGACCGACGGGCGACTGGTGAGCCGTACCGGTGAGCTGTTCGCGCCACCCAATCCGCAGGTCGCGGGTCGGCTGCCAAAGCTGGCCGGTCCGGATGAGCGGGTGCGTGACGTTATCAAAATGGCCCAGGGCATGAGCGAACAACTGGTCGGCCACGGCCTGAATTTTGCGGGACTGTCGCTGGAACAGCGCGGTGCCTGGACCCTGCAACTGGCAAACGGCATCGAAGTGGTGCTCGGTCGGGACCAGGTGGAGCAGAGGTTCGAACGGTTTATCACAGTGTACGAAACCCGGCTGGCGTCACGGTCGGATGAAGTCAGTCGGGTGGATGCCCGTTACACCAATGGTGTGGCGGTGCAGTGGAAAGCGGCGGAAGCCGCCTCCGGCCCGAAATCATAG
- the secA gene encoding preprotein translocase subunit SecA, with protein sequence MFTKLATKMFGSKNAREIKRMRKSVLRINELEEQFGNLSDSELQGKTAEFRRRIEEGESLEAILPEAFATVREASRRVMGMRHYDVQLIGGITLHEGHIAEMKTGEGKTLVATASVYLNALPGKGVHVVTVNDYLARRDADWMGKLYRFLGLQVGVVASGQPPEEKRAAYQADITYGTNNEFGFDYLRDNMAFSTEDKVQRGLNYAIVDEVDSILIDEARTPLIISGAAEDSSKLYKAINELIPNLEKGEVPEEGEPTGDFTIDEKSRQVELTESGHERVEELLLNQGLLAEGESLYSASNLSLLHHVHSALRAHHLFQKDVDYIVQGGQVVIVDEHTGRTMPGRRWSEGLHQAVEAKEGVNIQAESQTLASTTFQNYFRLYDKLAGMTGTADTEAFEFRQIYGLDVVVIPPNKPIQRIDYNDLVYLTQEEKFHAIIDEIKDVTTEGRPILVGTASIEASELLSMLLKKARIDHKILNAKQHDSEALIIAQAGRPGAVTIATNMAGRGTDIVLGGNWEFEVADMDNPSEEDVAKIKAEWTERHNQVLDAGGLHIIGTERHESRRIDNQLRGRAGRQGDPGSSRFFLSLEDNLMRIFAPDRVKSLMQAMGMKKGEAIEHRMVTNAIEKSQRKVEGRNFDMRKTLLEYDDVANDQRTVIYEQRNEVMSSEDISEMVDTIRADVVDSMISEYIPPQSMPEQWDVSGLESQIQSEMALELPVQKWLEEDSNLYEENLRQKILDEVVTAYKAKEEIAGSEAMRKFEKQVFLQVLDTLWKEHLSNMDHLRRGIHLRGYAQKNPKQEYKREAFNLFEDMLETMKRDVTRVLCHVRVQSREEMEEVERRRKQELEQELARARLRHDQTSATAESQREAEGQGGQQPAGTPETYVRQERKVGRNEPCPCGSGKKYKQCHGKVS encoded by the coding sequence ATGTTCACAAAGCTTGCAACCAAGATGTTCGGCAGTAAAAATGCCAGAGAAATCAAGCGCATGCGCAAATCGGTGTTGCGCATCAACGAACTTGAAGAACAATTTGGCAATTTGTCCGACTCCGAGCTGCAAGGCAAGACCGCTGAGTTCCGTCGCCGCATTGAAGAAGGTGAAAGCCTGGAGGCCATCCTGCCGGAGGCCTTTGCTACGGTCCGTGAGGCCAGCCGACGGGTCATGGGCATGCGTCATTACGATGTCCAGCTGATTGGTGGTATTACCCTTCACGAAGGGCACATTGCGGAGATGAAGACCGGTGAGGGCAAAACCTTGGTGGCGACCGCCTCGGTTTACCTCAATGCCTTGCCGGGCAAGGGCGTCCACGTGGTGACCGTGAACGATTACCTGGCCCGCCGGGACGCCGACTGGATGGGAAAACTGTACCGGTTCCTAGGGTTGCAGGTCGGCGTTGTCGCCTCGGGCCAGCCACCGGAAGAGAAGCGCGCGGCCTACCAGGCTGACATTACCTACGGCACCAACAATGAGTTCGGCTTCGATTACCTCCGTGACAACATGGCGTTCAGCACCGAAGACAAGGTGCAGCGTGGGCTCAACTACGCCATCGTCGATGAAGTCGACTCGATTCTGATCGATGAGGCGCGGACGCCGCTGATCATCTCCGGCGCCGCCGAGGACAGTTCCAAGCTCTACAAGGCGATCAACGAGCTGATCCCGAACCTGGAAAAAGGTGAGGTGCCCGAAGAAGGCGAGCCAACAGGCGACTTCACCATCGACGAGAAATCCCGTCAGGTCGAACTGACCGAATCCGGCCACGAAAGGGTCGAAGAGTTGCTGCTCAATCAAGGCCTGTTGGCTGAGGGCGAGAGCCTCTATTCAGCGTCCAACCTCAGCCTGTTGCATCATGTGCATTCCGCACTTCGGGCCCACCACCTGTTCCAGAAAGACGTGGATTACATCGTCCAGGGCGGTCAGGTGGTCATCGTTGATGAGCACACCGGCCGGACCATGCCGGGTCGCCGTTGGAGTGAGGGTCTGCACCAGGCGGTGGAGGCCAAGGAAGGAGTCAATATCCAGGCTGAGAGCCAGACCCTGGCGTCCACCACCTTCCAGAATTACTTCCGTCTATACGACAAGCTGGCGGGCATGACGGGTACCGCCGACACCGAAGCTTTCGAATTCCGCCAGATCTATGGCCTCGATGTGGTGGTGATTCCGCCCAACAAGCCGATCCAGCGTATTGATTACAATGATCTTGTCTACCTCACCCAGGAAGAGAAGTTCCATGCGATCATTGACGAGATCAAGGATGTCACGACCGAGGGGCGTCCCATACTGGTCGGTACGGCGTCCATCGAAGCCTCTGAGCTGCTGTCGATGCTGCTCAAGAAGGCCCGGATTGACCACAAGATCCTGAACGCCAAGCAGCACGACTCGGAAGCCCTGATCATCGCCCAGGCTGGTCGTCCCGGCGCGGTGACCATCGCTACCAACATGGCCGGTCGTGGTACCGACATCGTGTTGGGTGGTAACTGGGAGTTCGAGGTCGCGGATATGGACAATCCGTCCGAGGAAGACGTCGCGAAGATCAAGGCCGAGTGGACCGAACGCCACAACCAGGTGCTGGATGCCGGCGGTCTGCACATCATCGGCACCGAGCGCCACGAGTCCCGTCGGATTGATAACCAGCTGCGTGGTCGGGCCGGTCGTCAGGGCGACCCGGGCTCCTCCCGTTTCTTCCTGTCCCTGGAAGACAACCTGATGCGCATTTTCGCGCCGGATCGGGTCAAGAGCCTGATGCAGGCCATGGGCATGAAGAAGGGCGAGGCCATCGAGCACCGCATGGTCACCAACGCAATCGAGAAATCCCAGCGCAAGGTGGAAGGTCGCAACTTCGACATGCGTAAGACGCTGCTTGAGTACGACGACGTGGCCAATGACCAGCGTACCGTGATCTACGAGCAGCGTAACGAGGTGATGTCTTCAGAGGACATCTCCGAGATGGTGGATACCATTCGGGCCGATGTCGTTGACAGCATGATCAGCGAATACATCCCGCCCCAGAGCATGCCGGAACAGTGGGATGTTTCCGGGCTGGAATCCCAGATCCAGTCGGAGATGGCGCTCGAGCTGCCAGTGCAGAAGTGGCTGGAAGAGGACAGCAACCTTTACGAGGAAAATCTCCGCCAGAAGATTCTTGATGAGGTTGTCACTGCCTACAAGGCAAAAGAGGAGATTGCCGGCTCCGAGGCCATGCGCAAGTTCGAGAAGCAGGTCTTCCTGCAGGTGCTGGATACCCTGTGGAAGGAACACCTTTCCAACATGGATCACCTGCGCCGCGGTATTCACCTGCGTGGCTATGCCCAGAAAAACCCCAAGCAGGAGTACAAGCGCGAGGCGTTTAACCTGTTTGAGGACATGCTGGAAACCATGAAGCGCGATGTCACTCGGGTGCTCTGTCATGTTCGGGTCCAAAGCCGCGAGGAAATGGAAGAGGTTGAGCGTCGTCGCAAGCAGGAGCTTGAGCAGGAACTGGCCCGGGCTCGCCTGCGCCATGACCAGACCAGCGCGACCGCCGAGAGCCAGCGCGAGGCCGAGGGCCAAGGGGGGCAGCAGCCTGCGGGTACGCCCGAGACCTATGTCCGGCAGGAGCGTAAGGTCGGGCGCAATGAGCCGTGTCCGTGCGGGTCTGGCAAGAAGTACAAGCAGTGTCATGGCAAGGTCAGCTGA
- the lpxC gene encoding UDP-3-O-acyl-N-acetylglucosamine deacetylase: MIRQRTLKNTIRATGVGLHSGEKVYLTLKPAPVDSGIIFRRTDLDPMVEIRACAENVGETMLSTTLVKDGVRVATVEHLLSAMAGLGIDNCFVELSAAEVPIMDGSAGPFVFLLQSAGIAEQEAAKRFIRIKREVTIEEGDKKATFLPFEGFKVSFGIDFDHPVFKGRAQTATVDFSSTSFVKEVSRARTFGFMRDIEKLRAMNLALGGSVDNAIVVDDYKILNEDGLRYDDEFVKHKVLDAIGDLYLLGNSLIGEFRGIKSGHDLNNKLLRKLRAEEDAWEVVTFDDEATAPISYMKPVLAAQA, translated from the coding sequence ATGATCAGACAACGGACACTAAAAAACACTATCCGTGCAACGGGTGTGGGGCTGCATTCGGGCGAGAAGGTTTACCTGACGCTGAAGCCTGCGCCGGTTGACTCGGGAATCATCTTCCGGAGGACCGATCTGGACCCAATGGTCGAGATTCGTGCCTGCGCGGAAAATGTGGGTGAGACCATGCTGTCCACGACGCTGGTAAAAGACGGTGTCCGTGTGGCAACAGTAGAACATCTGCTGTCAGCCATGGCTGGTCTCGGTATCGACAACTGCTTTGTGGAACTCAGTGCTGCTGAGGTGCCGATCATGGATGGTTCTGCGGGGCCGTTTGTGTTTCTGCTCCAGTCTGCCGGCATCGCCGAGCAGGAAGCTGCCAAGCGTTTCATTCGCATCAAGCGCGAAGTGACCATTGAAGAGGGTGACAAGAAAGCCACCTTCCTGCCGTTCGAGGGCTTCAAGGTCAGCTTCGGCATCGATTTCGACCATCCGGTCTTCAAGGGCCGTGCCCAGACCGCCACTGTCGACTTTTCCAGCACGTCCTTTGTCAAGGAAGTGAGTCGCGCCCGGACTTTCGGGTTCATGCGTGATATTGAAAAGCTTCGGGCGATGAATCTGGCGCTGGGTGGTAGCGTGGATAACGCCATTGTGGTCGACGACTACAAGATTCTTAACGAAGACGGTCTTCGTTACGATGACGAGTTCGTCAAGCACAAGGTCCTGGACGCCATCGGTGACCTTTACCTGCTGGGCAACAGCCTGATTGGTGAGTTCCGTGGTATCAAGTCCGGTCACGACCTGAACAATAAGCTGCTCCGCAAGCTCAGGGCAGAAGAGGATGCATGGGAAGTGGTTACGTTTGACGACGAAGCCACAGCACCCATCTCCTACATGAAACCTGTGCTGGCGGCCCAGGCTTAA
- the ftsA gene encoding cell division protein FtsA yields the protein MSSVETENMIVGLDIGTSKVVAIVGKRKMDGTIEVVGIGSHPSRGLKRGVVVNIETTVQAIQRAVEEAELMAGCRIHSVYAGIAGSHIKSLNSHGIVAIRDREVTQADIDRVIDAAQAVAIPADQKILHILPQEFVIDSQEGIKEPMGMSGVRLEAKVHLVTCAVNAAQNIEKCVKRCGLDVDDIILEQLASSHAILTEDEKELGVCVVDIGGGTTDIAVFTGGAIRHTAVIPIAGDQVTNDIAMALRTPTQNAEEIKIKYACALTQLAGADETIKVPSVGDRAPRDLSRQALAEVVEPRYEELFTLVQSELRRSGFEDLIPAGIVITGGSSTMEGVVELAEEIFHMPVRLACPQAVSGMTEVVNNPIYATGVGLLIHGFRQMDLGRTPVLKGEDAPTLFERMKAWFTGHF from the coding sequence ATGTCATCGGTTGAAACGGAAAACATGATTGTCGGCCTCGATATCGGAACCTCGAAGGTGGTTGCGATTGTCGGCAAGCGCAAGATGGACGGCACCATTGAGGTGGTGGGCATCGGCTCGCACCCCTCGCGGGGGCTGAAGCGAGGTGTCGTGGTCAATATCGAGACCACGGTCCAGGCTATCCAGCGCGCGGTGGAAGAGGCTGAGCTGATGGCGGGCTGCCGCATTCATTCGGTGTATGCGGGCATCGCCGGCAGCCACATCAAGAGTCTGAACTCCCATGGCATCGTGGCGATTCGTGACCGTGAAGTGACCCAGGCGGATATCGACCGGGTAATTGATGCTGCTCAGGCGGTGGCGATTCCGGCAGACCAGAAAATCCTGCACATCCTGCCGCAGGAATTCGTGATCGATAGCCAGGAAGGCATCAAGGAACCGATGGGCATGTCCGGTGTGCGCCTCGAGGCGAAGGTGCATCTGGTGACCTGCGCGGTGAATGCCGCACAGAACATCGAGAAATGCGTCAAGCGCTGTGGCCTGGATGTGGACGACATCATTCTGGAGCAACTGGCCTCCAGCCACGCCATCCTGACCGAGGACGAAAAAGAACTGGGCGTCTGCGTCGTGGATATTGGTGGCGGCACCACTGACATCGCCGTCTTCACCGGCGGCGCTATCCGCCACACCGCGGTAATTCCCATTGCCGGTGACCAGGTCACCAACGACATTGCCATGGCCCTGCGCACACCCACGCAGAACGCCGAGGAAATCAAGATCAAGTATGCCTGCGCGCTGACCCAACTGGCGGGCGCCGATGAAACCATCAAGGTTCCGAGTGTCGGCGACCGGGCACCGCGGGATCTGTCTCGCCAGGCCCTGGCGGAGGTGGTGGAGCCTCGCTATGAGGAGCTGTTCACCCTGGTCCAGTCTGAGCTTCGGCGCTCCGGGTTCGAGGACCTGATTCCCGCAGGCATCGTGATTACAGGCGGTTCCTCCACCATGGAAGGCGTGGTGGAACTGGCTGAAGAAATCTTCCACATGCCGGTAAGGCTGGCCTGTCCGCAGGCGGTTTCCGGTATGACGGAAGTGGTCAACAACCCGATCTACGCCACGGGCGTGGGGTTGTTGATCCATGGTTTCCGCCAGATGGATCTTGGGCGGACGCCAGTGCTCAAGGGTGAAGACGCACCCACGCTGTTTGAGCGAATGAAGGCCTGGTTTACCGGTCATTTCTGA
- the ftsZ gene encoding cell division protein FtsZ, which translates to MFELVDNVQQNAVIKVVGVGGGGGNAVRHMLNSDIEGVEFICANTDAQALTDMDARQIIQLGGNITKGLGAGANPEVGRQSALEDRDRIAESLKGADMVFITAGMGGGTGTGAAPVVAEVARELGILTVAVVTKPFMFEGGKRMSVAEAGLKELEESVDSLITIPNEKLLAVMGKKTSLLDAFASANDVLLGAVQGIADLITRNGMINVDFADVKTVMSEMGMAMMGTARATGENRAREAAEAAVRSPLLEDINLQGAKGILVNITAGMDLNLGEFSEVGDIVREFASDSATVVVGTVIDPEMTDELKVTVVATGLGGDREKPTKVVDNTRTLDGKTDYNQLDRPAVLRRRAVSHGNVAIDQSKESEEQGVDYLDIPAFLRRQAD; encoded by the coding sequence ATGTTTGAACTCGTCGATAATGTCCAGCAAAACGCTGTCATTAAGGTCGTCGGTGTAGGCGGCGGTGGCGGTAATGCCGTACGTCACATGCTTAACAGCGACATCGAGGGTGTGGAATTCATCTGCGCCAACACCGATGCCCAGGCACTGACTGATATGGATGCCCGGCAAATCATTCAGCTGGGTGGCAATATCACCAAAGGGCTGGGAGCAGGTGCAAACCCGGAAGTGGGGCGTCAGTCCGCTCTGGAAGACCGGGATCGCATTGCCGAGTCCCTGAAGGGCGCTGACATGGTGTTCATCACCGCCGGCATGGGTGGTGGTACCGGCACCGGCGCCGCGCCTGTGGTGGCGGAAGTGGCCCGCGAGCTTGGCATCCTGACCGTTGCGGTTGTGACCAAGCCGTTCATGTTTGAAGGTGGCAAGCGCATGAGTGTCGCCGAGGCCGGCCTGAAGGAGCTGGAGGAAAGCGTTGACTCGCTGATCACCATCCCGAACGAGAAGCTGCTGGCGGTCATGGGCAAGAAAACCAGCCTGCTGGACGCCTTTGCCTCGGCCAACGACGTGCTGCTTGGGGCGGTTCAGGGGATTGCTGACCTGATCACCCGAAACGGCATGATCAACGTCGACTTTGCCGACGTAAAAACGGTTATGTCCGAGATGGGTATGGCGATGATGGGCACCGCCCGCGCCACCGGCGAAAACCGGGCCCGGGAAGCTGCCGAAGCTGCAGTACGCAGTCCGCTTCTCGAGGATATCAACCTGCAGGGCGCCAAGGGCATTCTGGTCAACATCACGGCTGGCATGGACCTCAACCTGGGCGAGTTCTCCGAGGTTGGTGACATTGTGCGCGAATTCGCATCCGATTCCGCCACCGTCGTCGTTGGTACGGTGATCGATCCGGAGATGACCGACGAGCTTAAGGTAACCGTGGTTGCCACTGGCCTGGGTGGAGATCGCGAAAAGCCGACCAAGGTGGTGGACAACACCCGGACCCTGGACGGTAAGACCGATTACAACCAGCTCGACCGTCCGGCTGTTCTGCGTCGTCGTGCCGTTTCTCACGGTAACGTTGCGATTGATCAGAGCAAAGAGAGCGAAGAGCAGGGAGTCGACTATCTCGATATTCCCGCATTCCTCCGTCGGCAAGCTGATTGA
- the argJ gene encoding bifunctional glutamate N-acetyltransferase/amino-acid acetyltransferase ArgJ — protein MAVGPGTLPEFFPVAGVRLGIASAGIKKPGRKDIVVFELASESRVAGIFTRNQFCAAPVTLSRRHLAQKAPRYLLINTGNANAGTGERGMADALACCNALAEKAGVNSAEVLPFSTGVIGEPLPVAKIVNALPDALANTDETHWAEAASGIMTTDTRPKGATRRLDLDGHTVTISGISKGAGMIRPNMATMLGFIATDARIEPGLLQTLASELGEKSFNRITIDGDTSTNDCCMLMASGQYGGPEIDADSPTLPKLREALEQVYLELAHAIVRDGEGATKFVTIDVSGAADQKEALDVAYTVAHSPLVKTALFASDPNWGRILAAVGRAGVPDLDLEALEIFLGDVCLVRHGGRADDYSEARGQAVMDREEITIAIDLKRGDVRETVWTCDFSHDYVTINAEYRT, from the coding sequence ATGGCGGTAGGTCCCGGAACCTTGCCCGAATTTTTCCCGGTTGCCGGAGTTCGGTTGGGAATTGCCAGTGCCGGAATCAAAAAGCCCGGCCGGAAAGACATCGTGGTGTTCGAGTTGGCGTCGGAAAGCCGGGTTGCCGGTATTTTTACCCGTAACCAGTTCTGTGCCGCGCCCGTGACACTGAGCCGCCGACACCTGGCGCAGAAAGCCCCGCGCTACCTGCTGATCAATACCGGCAATGCCAATGCCGGTACTGGCGAGCGCGGTATGGCCGATGCCCTTGCCTGCTGTAATGCCTTGGCTGAAAAAGCCGGCGTGAATTCGGCGGAAGTGTTGCCATTTTCCACCGGTGTTATCGGTGAACCGTTGCCGGTGGCGAAGATTGTAAATGCCCTTCCCGACGCGCTCGCGAATACCGATGAGACCCATTGGGCGGAGGCAGCCAGCGGCATCATGACCACGGACACCCGTCCCAAAGGAGCAACCCGTCGGTTGGATCTCGATGGCCATACCGTCACCATCTCCGGCATCAGTAAGGGCGCGGGCATGATTCGCCCGAATATGGCTACCATGCTGGGCTTCATTGCCACCGACGCCCGCATTGAGCCCGGGTTGCTGCAGACCCTGGCATCCGAGCTCGGAGAGAAGTCCTTCAACCGGATCACCATCGACGGTGACACCTCGACCAATGACTGCTGCATGCTGATGGCCAGCGGTCAGTATGGTGGGCCGGAGATTGATGCAGATAGCCCGACTCTGCCGAAGCTTCGGGAAGCGCTGGAGCAGGTATACCTGGAGCTGGCCCACGCCATTGTCCGGGACGGGGAGGGCGCCACCAAGTTTGTCACCATCGACGTCAGCGGCGCCGCGGACCAGAAGGAGGCTCTGGACGTCGCCTACACGGTGGCGCATTCCCCCCTTGTGAAGACCGCGCTGTTCGCTTCGGACCCGAACTGGGGTCGGATTCTGGCGGCGGTTGGACGTGCCGGGGTCCCGGACCTGGACCTTGAGGCGCTGGAGATCTTCCTTGGGGACGTTTGTCTGGTCCGCCATGGCGGGCGCGCCGACGACTATTCGGAAGCGCGGGGACAGGCTGTGATGGACCGCGAGGAGATCACCATCGCCATCGACCTGAAGCGAGGCGATGTCAGGGAAACGGTCTGGACCTGTGACTTCTCCCACGACTACGTCACCATCAACGCCGAGTACCGGACCTGA